In a genomic window of Melopsittacus undulatus isolate bMelUnd1 chromosome 1, bMelUnd1.mat.Z, whole genome shotgun sequence:
- the LOC101868225 gene encoding feather keratin 1-like yields MACYDLCRPCGPTPLANSCNEPCVRQCEDSRVVIQPPTVLVTLPGPILSSFPQSTAVGSSSSAAMGNVLGAQGVPVSSGGFGYGLGNGFGGLGCYGGGRHCNIC; encoded by the coding sequence atggcCTGCTACGACCTCTGCCGCCCCTGCGGACCCACcccgctggccaacagctgcaacgagccctgtgtcaggcagtgtgaGGACTCCCGCGTCGTCATCCAGCCTCCCACCGTGCTGGTCACCCTGCCaggacccatcctcagctccttcccccagagcaCCGCCGTCGGATCCTCCTCATCCGCTGCCATGGGCAACGtcctgggtgcccagggagtgCCCGTCTCCTCTGGGGGCTTCGGCTACGGCCTTGGCAATGGCTTCGGAGGCCTGGGCTGCTACGGCGGTGGAAGACACTGCAACATCTGCTAA